In a genomic window of Lagopus muta isolate bLagMut1 chromosome 2, bLagMut1 primary, whole genome shotgun sequence:
- the PRPH2 gene encoding peripherin-2: MALLKVKFNQKKRVKLAQGLWLMNWFSVFAGIIVFSMGLFLKIELRKRSEVMDNSESHFVPNSLILMGILSCAFNGFAGKICYDSLDPAKFVKWKPLLKPYLALCFFFNILLFLVALICFLMRGSLESTLAQGLKNSMKFYRDTDTPGRCFMKKTIDMLQIEFKCCGNNGFKDWFEIQWISNRYLDFSSKEVKDRIKSNVDGRYLVDGVPFSCCNPSSPRPCIQYQVTNNSAHYSYDYQTEELNLWGRGCREALLHYYSSMMSSMGAVVLLVWLFEMSVMVGLRLLHTSLESITNPEDPECESEGWILENSLKDTLKSALESLKKIGKFNQVEAGAEGAEGEEAGKTPAITTVS, from the exons ATGGCACTGCTGAAAGTCAAATTCAACCAGAAGAAACGGGTAAAACTAGCCCAGGGACTATGGCTCATGAACTGGTTTTCAGTGTTTGCTGGAATCATTGTTTTTAGCATGGGGTTGTTCCTCAAAATTGAGCTCCGGAAGCGAAGCGAAGTGATGGACAATTCTGAAAGCCATTTTGTGCCCAATTCTTTGATATTGATGGGTATATTATCCTGCGCCTTCAATGGTTTTGCTGGCAAAATTTGTTACGATTCTCTGGATCCCGCTAAATTTGTCAAGTGGAAGCCTTTGCTGAAACCTTACCTGGCACTATGTTTCTTCTTCAACATACTCCTCTTCTTGGTCGCTCTGATCTGCTTTCTCATGCGGGGCTCCCTGGAGAGCACGCTGGCTCAGGGGCTGAAGAACAGCATGAAGTTCTACCGGGACACAGACACCCCTGGAAGATGCTTCATGAAGAAGACAATTGACATGCTCCAAATCGAGTTCAAGTGCTGTGGGAACAATGGCTTCAAAGACTGGTTTGAAATTCAGTGGATCAGCAACAGATACCTGGACTTCAGCTCCAAAGAAGTGAAAGA TCGAATCAAAAGCAATGTGGATGGACGGTACCTGGTTGATGGTGTccccttcagctgctgcaacCCCAGCTCCCCAAGGCCCTGCATCCAGTACCAGGTCACCAACAACTCGGCTCACTACAGCTATGACTACCAGACGGAGGAGCTCAACCTCTGGGGCCGTGGCTGCCGGGAGGCCCTCCTGCACTACTACAGCAGCATGATGAGCTCCATGGGTGCTGTCGTCCTCCTCGTCTGGCTTTTTGAG ATGTCCGTGATGGTTGGCTTGCGTCTTTTGCACACCTCTCTGGAAAGCATCACAAATCCTGAAGACCCTGAGTGTGAAAGTGAAGGGTGGATTCTAGAGAACAGCCTGAAAGACACTCTGAAGTCTGCATTGGAGAGCTTGAAAAAGATTGGTAAGTTCAATCAGGTGGAAGCAGGTGCCGAAGGGGCTGAAGGAGAAGAAGCTGGGAAGACTCCAGCCATCACAACAGTCAGTTGA